In the Brassica napus cultivar Da-Ae chromosome A7, Da-Ae, whole genome shotgun sequence genome, one interval contains:
- the LOC106366777 gene encoding protein ENHANCED PSEUDOMONAS SUSCEPTIBILITY 1-like → MEEEEDLVVVISRSIVIPRNAKKSTSSKKKIHLLPWDLSRLRFGYLQRGLLFSKPYPKIDTVLSKLQTSLSLALDRFYPLAGRLVKVQNDDDTVSFYINPDGSGVEFVHASATNIEVSDVLRLSTSLSSFFPATGVKNCNGVSRSLLMVQVTEMKDGIFIGFGYNSTVADGDSIWKFLNAWSEICSKGLVPEPCQRRLQLKGWFFEEIEYPIRIPDPEAKPARVTTASSGLQELMFHVTKENALKLEAKANDEKVSSLQAVLGHLWCSMVKHSGMSREEETHCRLPIDMRRRVDPPLEEDCFGNVSQTGIAKVTVGELMDNGLGWAAGKINDMERSQTHENAEGNAEKWVRDVKIPVSVGSKDLVVTSSHRFDVYGNDFGWGKPVAARAGPPYVSGRMVVFQGVEEGSLDFQACLLPQVVEKLSEDVDFKEFVSIVL, encoded by the coding sequence atggaagaagaagaagatttggtGGTGGTGATATCAAGGAGCATCGTGATCCCCAGAAACGCCAAGAAATCGACTTCCTCCAAGaagaagatccatctgcttccTTGGGATCTCTCTCGCCTCCGCTTCGGTTATCTTCAAAGAGGTCTCCTTTTCTCCAAACCTTATCCAAAAATCGACACAGTTCTCTCAAAGTTACAAACTTCACTCTCTCTAGCACTTGACCGTTTCTACCCTTTAGCTGGTCGTCTCGTAAAGGTACAGAACGACGACGACACTGTCTCCTTTTACATCAACCCCGATGGCTCAGGCGTGGAGTTCGTTCACGCCTCAGCTACAAACATCGAGGTCAGTGATGTCCTTAGATTATCTACTTCtctcagctccttcttccccgCTACTGGGGTCAAGAACTGTAACGGCGTCTCGAGATCTCTCCTCATGGTTCAAGTGACTGAGATGAAAGATGGGATCTTTATCGGTTTCGGTTACAACTCCACTGTAGCTGACGGAGATTCGATCTGGAAGTTTTTAAACGCGTGGTCTGAGATCTGCTCCAAGGGTTTGGTTCCCGAACCTTGTCAGCGTCGTCTTCAGCTTAAAGGTTGGTTCTTTGAGGAGATTGAGTACCCGATTCGGATCCCAGACCCGGAGGCAAAACCAGCTAGGGTCACAACAGCTTCGAGTGGTTTACaggagttgatgtttcatgtcACAAAGGAGAATGCTTTGAAACTTGAAGCTAAAGCCAACGATGAGAAAGTGTCGTCATTACAAGCGGTGTTAGGACATTTATGGTGTTCGATGGTTAAGCACAGTGGGATGAGCAGAGAGGAAGAGACTCATTGCAGGTTACCTATAGACATGAGGAGAAGGGTGGATCCACCGTTGGAAGAAGACTGTTTTGGGAACGTGAGTCAGACCGGGATAGCGAAAGTCACGGTTGGTGAGCTGATGGATAATGGATTAGGGTGGGCGGCTGGGAAGATAAACGATATGGAGCGGTCGCAAACGCATGAAAACGCGGAAGGGAATGCGGAGAAATGGGTGAGAGATGTGAAGATTCCGGTTTCGGTTGGTAGTAAAGATTTGGTTGTGACGAGTTCTCACCGGTTTGATGTGTATGGAAATGATTTCGGTTGGGGTAAACCGGTAGCTGCGAGAGCTGGACCGCCGTATGTGAGTGGGAGAATGGTTGTGTTCCAAGGGGTTGAAGAAGGGAGTCTTGATTTTCAGGCTTGCTTGCTGCCTCAAGTAGTGGAAAAGCTATCAGAAGATGTTGATTTTAAAGAGTTTGTGAGCATTGTATTATGA
- the LOC106358368 gene encoding uncharacterized acetyltransferase At3g50280 yields the protein MADVVVLSKSIVRPDGSDSDRVKIHLTPWDLFFLRSDYPQRGLLFPKPDPETDIISQLKSSLSVALSIFYPFAGRLVKTENENDETASFLVDCDGSGVKFIHASAKTVSLSDVLEPVNGIVPEFLNRFFPANGVKSCEGVSESLIAFQVTELRDGVFIAFGYNHMVADGSSFWSFFNTWSEICSTGVDRDKKFPPLLLRGWFLDGIDHPIRIPISETVIPSPPVASSSSLLREKVFRFTRRNISELKSKANGEVSFDDRRISSLQAVSAHMWRSIIKNSDLNPEEVVYCKLLMDMRRRLNPPLDKECFGNVVGFATATTTAGEMVSNGLGWAALQINKTVGSQTDEGFRVFAGNWVKKPKIPNHVAVSSNSVIVASSPWFNVYGNDFGWGKPIAVRAGPGNTSDGKLIVYPGIEEGNIEIQTCLSSHVLEKLSADAEFLEHACVV from the coding sequence ATGGCAGATGTTGTTGTGCTCTCTAAAAGCATAGTTCGACCCGATGGATCGGATTCGGATCGggtaaagatccatctaactCCATGGGATCTCTTCTTCCTTCGATCAGACTACCCGCAAAGAGGTCTCCTCTTTCCAAAACCCGACCCGGAAACCGATATAATCTCACAACTCAAATCCTCTCTTTCGGTTGCGTTGAGTATCTTCTACCCATTCGCCGGCAGACTAGTCAAGACCGAGAACGAAAACGACGAAACGGCGTCGTTCCTCGTAGACTGCGATGGTTCAGGCGTCAAGTTCATCCACGCTTCAGCTAAAACCGTCTCGCTGAGTGACGTTCTAGAACCGGTCAACGGCATCGTCCCCGAGTTCTTGAACCGTTTCTTCCCGGCTAACGGAGTCAAGAGCTGCGAAGGGGTCTCTGAGTCGTTGATCGCGTTCCAAGTAACGGAGTTAAGAGACGGAGTCTTCATCGCGTTCGGCTATAACCACATGGTCGCAGACGGATCTTCCTTCTGGAGCTTCTTCAACACTTGGTCGGAGATTTGCTCCACCGGAGTTGACCGGGATAAAAAGTTCCCGCCTCTGCTTCTCCGCGGCTGGTTTCTCGACGGGATCGATCACCCGATTCGAATCCCGATCTCGGAGACGGTGATACCGTCTCCTCCGGTTGCTTCTTCGTCATCGTTGCTACGAGAGAAGGTCTTTCGATTCACGAGAAGAAACATCTCCGAGCTCAAATCGAAAGCAAACGGAGAAGTTAGCTTCGATGATCGGAGAATCTCGTCGCTTCAGGCGGTTTCAGCGCATATGTGGCGATCGATTATCAAAAACAGTGATTTGAATCCGGAGGAAGTGGTTTACTGCAAGTTACTGATGGATATGAGACGGAGACTAAACCCTCCGCTTGATAAAGAGTGTTTCGGAAACGTCGTCGGATTCGCGACAGCGACGACAACGGCTGGAGAAATGGTTAGTAATGGGCTGGGTTGGGCCGCGTTGCAGATAAACAAAACTGTTGGGTCGCAGACGGATGAAGGATTCAGAGTGTTCGCTGGGAATTGGGTGAAGAAACCGAAGATACCGAATCATGTGGCTGTGAGTAGTAATTCTGTGATTGTTGCTAGCTCTCCTTGGTTCAATGTGTATGGAAATGATTTCGGTTGGGGTAAACCGATCGCGGTTCGTGCTGGACCGGGTAATACTAGCGATGGTAAGCTCATTGTTTATCCTGGGATTGAAGAAGGAAACATCGAGATTCAGACTTGTTTATCTTCTCACGTTTTGGAGAAGTTATCGGCTGATGCTGAGTTTTTAGAGCATGCATGTGTTGTATAA
- the LOC106358367 gene encoding F-box protein At5g67140 encodes MDEEAAIDRLPLHLLAYIFSLVTSFTELAQASGVCKKWRKAVNQSMARRQSLSFAGWKMDDDSTSRLVHLAYNLKELDISRSRWGCHITDNGLYQIASARCVSSLTSISLWGMTAITDSGVVQLVSKTSSLQHLNIGGTFITDESLFAIAERCHHLKTISMWCCRHVTERGLLVLVNKCRKLESLNLWGTRVPVDCFIALLTISPALQIKPIQLLLNAQNPPPPLLHAV; translated from the exons ATGGATGAAGAAGCAGCGATCGATCGTTTACCTTTACACCTTCTTGCTTATATATTTTCTCTGGTCACCTCTTTCACCGAATTGGCCca aGCAAGTGGGGTTTGTAAGAAATGGAGAAAAGCTGTGAACCAATCCATGGCAAGAAGACAATCTCTGAGCTTTGCTGGTTGGAAAATGGACGATGATTCCACTTCTCGTCTCGTTCATCTCGCTTACAATCTCAAAGAACTCGACat ATCTAGAAGCAGATGGGGTTGTCATATAACTGATAATGGTCTTTACCAAATAGCTTCTGCTAGATGTGTATCTAGTTTAACCTCAATCTCTTTATGGGGCATGACCGCCATTACTGACTctggtgttgttcaactg GTATCAAAAACTTCTTCCTTGCAACATCTGAACATTGGAGGAACATTCATCACCGACGAGTCCCTTTTCGCCATTGCAGAACGCTGCCATCACCTTAAG ACAATCAGTATGTGGTGTTGCCGCCATGTGACAGAGAGAGGCCTTCTTGTTCTCGTCAACAAATGTAGAAAACTAGAATCTCTCAACTTATGGGGAACTAGAGTTCCTGTTGATTGCTTCATTGCTTTACTTACCATCAGTCCTGCACTTCAGATCAAACCCATTCAGTTACTCCTCAATGCTCAGAATCCACCACCACCTTTGTTGCATGCTGTCTAG